AACTTTCATATCATGAAATCCTGATGTATGAACAACAAGCTTATCTTTTACATGAAGTTGTTTTACTATACCGGGCAATGCATTATCGGAAACAGAAATTATGTACAAATCTGCATCAGGGATTATATCGGAAATTTTATTTACCGAATCCGCATTTATTTTTGATGCCAGTATGGATGATGATATTTTAGTGCGACTATATACCTGAACAATTTTAATTTTTTTTTGGACAAAATTCACTGCAAGTTGTGAAGCAACATTTCCGGCACCAATAAAAACTATTTTACTTAACTTATGCATTATATTTTTTTTTCTTTCTTCCTGAATAATATATTAAAATTAATTTATAAACTAAAACTAATATTCAATGTATAGCTTTCAGGAAACCTCATCATCACTTTCAATAGGTGTACGGAATTTTCGCCGTTTGATAATACTAAACAAAAATCCTGTCAGCATTATGATTCCACCAATCCAAAGAATTTTTATATACGGGAAAATTATTGACCTGATTATAATTATATCACGACCGCTATACTTATCTGTTGAATTTCCGCTTCCTGTGCTTAGCGCATTTTTACCGATCTCTGTATACAAAATATGGGTAAAGATATCTTTATCAAAAAAATGCTTTGTGTCGGGTATATAAACATTTCCCCTGCTATTTATAGAAACCACCGAAGGTTTGATATAAAACTTATCAGTAAAACTTCCATCATTATTTTTTTTATAAAACCTGATTGTATAAAATGTTTCATTCTTCACACTTTCGTAACCAATATATTTTAAAAAATATGGACCAGCAGGAAGCAGCGTATCCTTTGGTAAAAGCATGTTTTCAGCAACATCAAAACTATTTCCAATATCAACAGGCAAAATATTTTTTGATATTGTTTTGCTTTGTGAAAACGCCATAATGATCCCAAAAATAAAAAGTCCTAATCCTAAATGGCCTATTAATGAAGGATAATTTCTCGAATACCTGTAAAACCTCACGATCATATCAAGCGATGAAAATATTACAAGAAAAGCGACCCAGGCAAGCATCAAAATTCTAAAATCATTTACCCCTGAAAAAACAAATAATAAAACAGTAAGTACCAAACTTATAATAAGTGAAAGGAACATCTTTCGGATAAATACCGCGAAAAAGTTTTTCCCATACGACAAAAATTGGGTAATAGAAAGCGAGAGCAAAATAAAAATCGTGAATGGGATTTGCCATGCATTATAATACGCTTCTCTCTTTAGCGGAACAGAAATTCCTGTATCAAATATTTTATTTATCAAAGGTATTGATGTGGAAAAAATAATTTGAAAAGTTGAAAGAATCAAAATAAAACAACCAATAAAAATCCAAAACTCTTTTGAAAGAAATGTTTCATTTTCATTTTTAGGAAATTTATTATAATTAAAGAACAATAAAATAAACGACATCAAAAAG
This genomic interval from Bacteroidales bacterium contains the following:
- the ccsA gene encoding cytochrome c biogenesis protein CcsA, with protein sequence MNNAGEHIALGFTGQILIVASFISLLAALVCYFFSCREQLINFRSWRFYGRHWFRIHLFTVISAMGLLWYMLIAHHMEYKYVWEHTSPDLSLGYLISSLWAGPEGSFLLWLFWQGFIGVLLMRRAGYFERPVMIVFIISQLFLNATILGINIAGMKIGSNPFILISSAYKDILGPVLNNTEYVSSVTAGNGLNPLLQNFWMTAHPPVLFLGFASLLVPFSYAIAALWKIRYTDWLRPVIPWMSFGILALGIGLLMGGAWAYEDLTFGGFWSWDPVENSSLVPWLAMVISLHLVIASIANKQSLFPAFILTFLSYVFVLYSSFLTRSGILGSTSAHAFGETGMTWHFAIYIIVFFLMSFILLFFNYNKFPKNENETFLSKEFWIFIGCFILILSTFQIIFSTSIPLINKIFDTGISVPLKREAYYNAWQIPFTIFILLSLSITQFLSYGKNFFAVFIRKMFLSLIISLVLTVLLFVFSGVNDFRILMLAWVAFLVIFSSLDMIVRFYRYSRNYPSLIGHLGLGLFIFGIIMAFSQSKTISKNILPVDIGNSFDVAENMLLPKDTLLPAGPYFLKYIGYESVKNETFYTIRFYKKNNDGSFTDKFYIKPSVVSINSRGNVYIPDTKHFFDKDIFTHILYTEIGKNALSTGSGNSTDKYSGRDIIIIRSIIFPYIKILWIGGIIMLTGFLFSIIKRRKFRTPIESDDEVS